A region of the Mytilus edulis chromosome 11, xbMytEdul2.2, whole genome shotgun sequence genome:
GTTAAGTGTGTAGTGTATAATTTAATGGCTGACACCTTAAGGTAAAATATAAAAGCCGTTAAAGACGACAAAACCTGTAGTTGATCAACATCATAGTTATATTACAGTTGTGTGATTCCCTGGAAATGATGCGACATCCATGTATCtcataatatttacaaaatggtcAACGAACCGTGGTGGCCTCCGTCAAGCATTTGAAGAATGAATTTTAATCAACATTTGGTTTAGTACAAAATGTTGCTTCCTTGTTAACAAATACCCTCTATCTACAGAATCCTGATAGAAAATTAGAGCtctggaatatcatatcaattggtaAACAAGTATGTAGACACTGCCGTAATATTGTcgtaaagttttaattttatctGATCCTTATTAACAGTTTAAAGATGTAAGTGACGATATGAAGCAGACTATCTCGTCATGATCATTGAATAGAAGTAATATAGTTTAGTGCCAACTGCCATCCCGCCCCTTATTATTTGTGCCTCTTTTGAAGATTTGTTCTTATTAGAGGACTATTCTCATTCAATGATCATAATTTTCTCTACCTTTAGTTGTAAGgcaaaagatattaaaaaaatcacatttcgcATTAACAGACTGTAACTTTATCAATATCATCCTGAACATGCAAAATTAATCACCTGACCATCTTGACGTTAAGCAAGCTaatattcaatcaatacaaaatatctgctCCTCTATCTTGGCAGAGGGATTTGCATGAaaccaatattttacagaatttttgCACCATTACATgaccagatttaacatattcggtTTTGTGTGTTCCTAAAGAAAGAAAACCCAGAAAACTGTTTCGAACGATTAATAGTTAGAATGACATTCATATGTGTTGCATGAGTTAGACTCTAatataaagcaaaataaatatacaatctTTATTTAATGTTTAACAGAAACAGTTATGATGCACTTTATTAAAGGTTATAACATTCACCcaatatattttcattataaagAAAATACGAACTACTAAAATGTTGTATAATAAAACAACACCAACAAACTTCTAGAGATACAGAAAAAGGACATGCGAAATTAAAGAAGACTTGATTCAGATATCCTTACATGGTACAGGGATTATATAGGAGGATGCAGAACCTGTTTGCTGTATGCATAAACACCCGTCGTTCCTGTCTACACCACTATAGATATGTCATAAATTTTAGCAAACAATAAAAACTTAAACATAGCAAAAGTGATCatcaagacaagatctacaaatacgtCTTATATTTTGTCGATATTGTTAGTAGTCTCTGTAGACGTAGTGGCCCTTGATTGACcatttatatacaatttttttgtgcgttggacaaaatttaaaaaaaacagtaatcAGAAGAAATTAACGGAGATATTTTTATCATGACTTATACATGTTATCATCTAGTCTATCTAGTTTGAGAGAGCCAATAAATTATCAGATATACACATGCATATGGGCGGGCAACACGAACCCTAAGAGACTCTTGTCAAAAATATTCGGCTGTTAATCTGTAAAAGGATTGCTCTATTTCTGATACCGCCAGAAAATGAGAAAAAGTAGAAACTGCATAACAACTATCTTTTAATATTTATCATGCATTCACTGTTACTAATTGTTAAACGACGAACGGTGACCTCTAGTTGTTGATGTCTATATCATTCGGTCTCTTgtggttagttgtctcattgacaatcataccacatctttttttacatttattatatttCCTACAGTTGAAGTTATATCAGAGATATTTTAAACTCAGTCAAAATGAGAAAGGATCAATGAATGCactttggtttttttcttgctttcattaaaaaataaaaacaccgtTATGTACTAAATGATTTTATCATGTGGTACAAAGACCTGATATGCATTGTGAAAAGTTCATGAAAATGATGATTATATTCACCAGACTAGAAATTAATTATTCACATTTTTTGTGTAGCGGATGTCGTGCTACCTGGTTTGGTTCTAATCAATAAATAAAAGGCTACACAAAATTGTCATTATGAAAGTTGTATATACAGTACTAGACCTAACGGGATTTCCATGATTTAGATTACAATAGTCATCATCGCATGTCGTCTGCTTTACATCAGATCCTCCTGTTGAGCAACCTCTAATGACGTCTGAAAAATGACAAAGCGTATatgaattaacaaaaaagaatttaagatatcttataaagtacaCACGTATACGGTTTATCTTATGAAAGctaaattaaataagatatcttatatattacatGATATGTCTcgaacatttgccactggacgttaagcaacaaacaattaATCAATTTAAGTTCGAATAAACCGGCTTGCAATAaaaatgtgttacattttatcAGAACTTTGTATCAGTTGTAACGTTTAATTAAAGCAGACGTTCAAAAGATAATTGTAGAATACAAACAGTATTCAATCACCAACGCTTTATTTACAATATTAAGCATCTTGGATTCGATAAGTGTCTCGGGTATATAAAatgcaaaatcacaaaaaaacactccgaggaaaattaaaaaaagaaagtccccaatcaaaaagcaaaaccaaaagctcaaacacaccaaacaaatggacaaaaactgtcatattcctaacttggcaCAAACATTTTcctatgtaaaaaatggtggattaaacctggccTTATGAAAAGAAtttcatacatacatacatgacatacttTATCAAGTAGACCATTTGTTCGTGACATTAGATAATATATATTAGGACTTACCTTATGACTATAACGTCACGATTCTCATtgattttacataaataagatttATTTGCATTTAATACTCAGAATAAAACTTTTGTCGTATCTATTATTGAATAAATTACTTatcaaaatatctttataaggACAAAGATATATCGTCTTGCTCGTGGTCCTGTTATAGATTTTCGATCAGCTATACTGAGGCTCGGGTTCAATACAGCTAACCTCGAATCtataacagggccaatacagaaacagccacaTAATAACACTATATCATTAACACTTTTTTTGTATTCGGTACATCATTTTCATAATGTACCTGTAACACCGTCGTGCTCAATGGCCCTCGTGATACAAGAACCAGGACACCAAACAAGCGGGAAATACTGCATCGCAACAGATAAACTAGTTCTTTGTGTACAATAAGTTGTTGTCCAGCTGGTACATTTGAAACATTTCCTGCTACCTGAAATGAGAATATAACGTCGCCTTTTATATCCTACTTTATCAAATACAACTCAATGCTACGTTTCCTgtgaaaaaacattacaaagtagtgtacaaacaatttatttaaaaactggaaagtatattgtgtaaattaactcacaaaaaaataagaaaaatattaaataattgcattttttaaaagtttcaaacataatttagaaagttacgcTTTAAATAAGTTGACTTTTCGAAACagttttcattatgtatattgttgaataatttttttagtcgattcgtccatatcaaaatactttttttatctgttgaggcatatgatagaaagattttaTATCAAATGCACTAAATCTGGGGTCCAACGTCCGTAAACTTTTTAATCTTTAAACTTCTATTTTGGAACCAcataaaaggatcaatatattattttttttatttttctccattgttgaagcatatgacaaaaagatcataacatgtaatttttcatatctcatgtattatcagccctcggtaaATATCAGCCCTCGATCCATGcagctcttgggctgatattgaacatagggctgataatacatgcgatatgaaaaatgccatgtaataaaatgataatatggtatccatgggttttactcattgttgatctatgtctatagatataagaagttgtTGTATAAGTGctatgcaaatgagacaactctccatcttaatccaaatttgtaaaagtaaaccattatatgtccaagtaaggtcttcaacgcggagctttggctcacaacAAACAGTCATAAATGAAGGGCCCAAAATATGACATGCCCATTATTGCTTAAGTCCACTTCATTATAACTTGAttgatagttgtcccattggcaatcataccaaatgtcattatttttaaatgtttgtttctaAAAGTTATCACTTGGTATGTCTCTTAAACTAAATATGAAGCAACGTCGACATGCAAATCTGCTGTTACGtagtaaaaattttaaatatgatttttgttgTAGAATTACATAGCTTCGTTGatatctatataaaaagtaaaatcataaaaatactgaaatccgaggaaaatttaaaaaggaaagtctaTAATCCAATGAtaacatcaaaagctcaaacacatctgaTTCAAATGttactactgtcatattcctacaATTTCCTTTCGTCAATCCTCCCTCCCCTAAAAAAATAACTATACGTGCATTACCTATCGGCCGAATAGTGGTCGCCACATTACCATTTGATGGTGTATTGATGTTGTTGGCAGACAATGCCGTGAAGCAaactgttaaataaaaaaaataataaaaaagattatcAAAAACTTGATTTAGTTGTGCTAGACATTTTCATCAAACTAGGTGCATACAAACGTTAACAGTTAAACTAAAAAATACAGATGACGATGAAAAGAGTATCATTTCGGAAAATATagaaacaataataatacatataaaacattaaaacatgcaTATTCTTCTTATAATGTAAGAGCTTTGAGTATACACTTACAACACATTTCAACATTTACTTTCGAAACACTTTATATTCTATTTGTCAACTTTAAGGGTCTCTCTCTCTCACACAATAATATAAATCATCACCGTATATGGATATCAATTCTCGAAAAGGTGAAATGGGAAGAGATAAaacggttttttttaatatattaattttacttagtagcaaataatatttcttttacttgtttaaagGTCCATCTTCAAGACAAACGGCACACATATAAAGTAGACCGTACTCACTTTTTGTAATTGATTTCAAAAGAACAGTCATGTAATCAATATACTCACCgaaattgaaaacaaacataATCTGATTAAAATACGTCTTCATACTTAAATTTTTTCCTAGATGAAAAATTTTAGTCTGGTATTTATCGGCTCAGATCTGCAACAATAGATATGCGTTTAGAAATAAccgaaaagttattttgaaattatatatatacggTGTATCTTTAAACTTATCGATCATCTCATAAAGTGTTTTTCTTATCGGTAATCCATTTGGTCGTGATTTTGTAAATGGTTGCCTAgataaatatttagaaaatgttatCATACATGAGGATTCCTGCTTAATTTCATCAGTATATATTTAAACCCTTTTAAATAGTAACTGGGAATTTCCATTTCTACAGTTACGAGATACTTCCTCAATTACACGTTAAGCCAGAAGGACTTGATTGACCTGTAAATCCGTGTAAACCAAACCAATACGATATACAGGTTGTATCCAAGGTGATTATCAAAATTTATGTTATAacacatcgatttcaaacaaaataatttgattttagtCTCAAATTTGCCTCGACAAACTTCGAAAATTTGTTTCCCTTTATCAACACTAGATTTGTCACTTATTTTACACAATCTGAGAGCAATCTGAATAGTTGTAATTCCCTAGTCCTAGACGgctattgttattttgtttatttagtaTTTAGATACGATATCATTCATGAGTTAAATATCTTAAATATCTTAATATTGTTTTATCTGCTTTGGAATATTTTAAATCATAGTTGCCATCTTATTTCTCGCCAAAGAAGCTTGATTATTTATGGATTATATGAATTTTTGAAACGTTTTAATAGTCATATATAGTAGATAAGATACCATGTAATAACATTCGAATAATTCAAATAACGTCATCATCTCTTTTGATATACAgtgaaattaaaaagataaatcaAGTACAAATGTTTAGAATAACTTTATCAAAGACTTGAAAACGTTAAAACCTCgaatttgtcaaaattaaaatgtattgaTTAAACAATAGCGCCATAATGAACGTGTCAAGTTACACGCATGTATAACTTGGTCTGTTTTATCAGAACTTATCAAATTATGTCatgacatttttcatatcagatgtaCTACAGCCCAAGGTTTAATATCAGTCAAAGAGCCGACATGATGCAGTCATGTGATAATAGTCAAAAACATATGATGATTTCAGTTCGCAAAACACCAATTAGGAAAACATGGAATTTAGGTTAATgttatgctattatcatacaaTACAAATATGAGTTATGTACTCTATGTATATGATAAACATTTGAATTACATTACCACTGTTTagttaattttgtttctttaaaaaacgtaccaaatatagatttttttatcaaggtaaaattttaaaacagccaatgtaaacataaacaacacgacTGCTGCTTGTTTATTTAGGTCTACATCATAGTTTGTGGTTTCTTGGAAGTCATGCGACCTCCTAACATCACGTTAAATTCaaataactgtcaaccaactcatgatggcgtaaaagtttcaaagaatgatttcaacttgaaacttttGGTTTAATATACTCCTTGTAAGCAACCCTCTATCTGTTTAGAATGCTAActcaggaatatcgtatcaataaaataatatatactccatatgcagatGATACTGTAATGTTACCAAGTAGAAATGGAATGTTcacaaatagaaaattaaaagcaACTCTTTCGTCGTAAAGTTTTGTGTTCAACCGATCCTAATTGgcaatttttatatgtgtgtCAAGATAAGAAGCAGacataactgtatctgttgtttcGTTTACTTCAACTGCAATTGGATAGTTGaataatttaattatataatgtgatattttgtatttcaaacaaACAGTGTATTAGCAATGTTGATGTAAGCCGTGAAGAGAGAGGCGGAAGATACAGAACAGACAGAAATTTATAATTCACAGTCTAAATACCAACGTCATGAATATGGTAAAAGGAAAAACGACTTATAGACAAACGcaaacaaaagactgagcaaaTATTCGAATAAATCAAAACTATTAAGGTCTAAAGAGAAGCAAGAAACATTTGCAACAATAAGCAACCAAATATAATGAAATGTGTAAATCGTTCATTGCACCTGAGTATGCAAACTTATCAAAAAGAAATATAGTAATCCAAAATAAGTGATTGTCACGCAATTAAGAAATCTTTTCACAATGACAAAACTATCTTAAATCACTATTATATGACAAAAACAGCACTTGTTAGTTTTCTTTTTGGAACTATTTTGCACTTCTAACGGTGCGGTGCGTATAGTTTCCAAATCGTTTGCTAAGTCATGTTTTACGAATGAAAGGAATCAATATAATCCTGATACATAATTAAGTCGGGAATTTCATTACCACTGATTACTTTTAAATGTTCCTTAATTGCTCAATAGATCCGAAGTTTTGGTTTGGAATTTTGGCTTTAGCTTCTATACTATTAAaagagaagacctcatttttggtgtcgcttctcttctttccacaataaattaatcaacacgactctgtgtcctatatgtacagtgcatattcgcatttgtcatccagtcatatgattattcagattgagttattttgggagaaaaacgagaaaaaaggtatccggatattgtcccgtcattggacgaaatttaaagtgtattttaattctgttcagagtttattaaatgaagagggtctgtatactatgtcaattgaccaccatagatcgattactaaactaagaattgaaagtaaatacactttatttatatagtaatatacagataagcgctaaaattattcatgtgaacttttgataccttttctgaaattctccattcattaaatattttacaaaattcattgattacaaaaaaaaagatgtgatatgattgccatgttgagacaactttccacaagagaccaaaatgacacagaaacttacgactataggtcaccgtacggccttcaacaacgagcaaagcccataccgcatactcagctttaacaggccccgaaatgacgatgtaaaaaaattcaaacgagaaaactagcggccttatttatgtacaaaaaaggaacgaaaaacaaatatgtaacacacaaacaaacgaccaccactgaactacaggctccttacttaaatgttcataacatactaaatgtatgttcatattgaaattgatagaaaaccaaaaatttggaattttggaaatgaaggaggaggtataaaacttctaacaacactttacatacttttaactccgctctgaatgcccgcgatttcgcgggtgtgttctagttaagtTTTTATAACAAACGGGATATCACATCCTTGTTTCTAGGTTTAAGATACAATACGTGCAAACACAGTCATCTTTTGAATACCCTTATTCATAAAGGTTTTCAGTTTAACAGCATAATATGAACTCTGAATATTCCATTAATTGATACTTTCATGATATGCTCTCCTTGATCATCTGaaatcaaccctagtttttgatgATATTCATGTTGATCagtagttttctatattgtgtttttttattttcttgtttgcCTTTTCGTCGTTTTTgttttttgccatgacattgttaGTTTGTTGCCGACTTGGTCgtacatttttttatgtaaaaatggtGGACTCAACCTGGCCTAGCTAGCTGAACTTCTCACGGGTATGACAGATGCATATAACTCTAACAcactgacaacgatgtgtgaacagaaCAAACAGAGCAAATAGACCAAACTGTCAAAAACAGGTGCACAGAAGCATACACTGTACCACAACCCTAGTCACCACAAAATAACACGAAACATAAAAAACTTCGGTTAATTCTAGGTGCTCCCGGAGGGTTGGCAGATCCTGCTTTACATATGGCACCCTTCCTGTTCTCATTTTAGTAAAAACCCAATAagaagtctaattcggtaggtcacttcaTAAAAATGGGACGGGATTGTAGGTTCGACACTAGGAACATAtccgttatcatctgtgaaacggatattttaTAACGATCAAATAACTCGTGATGGCGGGCGTAAAAAAACAGAATGATTTCAACTGCACCATTTTGAAATCTATCATTGGAAGTCTAGAGTACGATTCTTAAGTGTAGATACCAAGATTTATTGATAAGTTGTATTTgacttttaattaatttttagtaGTTACCTAGCCAATACTCTTATATCAGTACTTTTTAGCATTTAGATTATGTTGTTATGTTTCTTGCTGTTATAATAAGCCCGGTCATATCCATTTTATTTGAGCGATTGAAAATAGTTGTAACATCGCATATTCTTTATCGCCCTGTTTCAAGTCAAAAGCCTACATTTCCATTATTTTGGTTGGTTTCTGTTatctgtattttgcaaaacttttaggaatttttggtcctcaatgctcttcaacttcgtacttaatttggccttttataacatttttgattcgagcgtcactgatgggtcttttgtagacgaaacatgcgtctggcgtaaatattcaatttcattcctggtatctatgatgagtttattcattatcaaaatgtttatcgGTTTGTCATCTAGTTTTTTGCACATGGTGTTAAGTTCTTATGAATTTGCGATTTAGAAAACTACCGGAAGAAGGTATGCTTCATATCTAGATCATTTCTTTGATATTGACACAAATACACTTATTTAGTGTagaagagaggcaaaagataccaaagaaatATTCACACCAAATAGTCTATAAACTATGACTAAAAGATGATTCATTTATTATTCGTCACCTTCTCGTTGCTTCTTCCACTTCGTAAATGATTTGtccttttaaatttgttttattcgagcttcacagatgagtcttttgtagacgaaatgtgcgtctggcacaaatacaaaatttcgatCATGGTAATTCTGGTTTATTCGTAGTAGTCATTGACCATTTGCCTAATAGTTTGGCAAATTTAATTTGATATGTGATGCTCTTGCGTGCACTAATTTGTTTTCACTTCACATTAACAGGGGGTATGATATTTTCACAAAAGTTGATACAATAGAGTAATGAGGAGAAACAATTGAAATGGGCACAAGATAAGTCACTATCAAGAATTATTGGCTCAACTGCCTACCGACAAATTTTTTCGAGGTCTTACACCTACAAATAacaacttttggattatagctcttcatcttttatataagctttggattttacatattttggccccgagcatcactgaagaggcatgtattgtcgaaatgcgcatctggtgcagaaaaattggtaccgttaatgttatataGTCGTCTGATTGTTTCCCTTTCCCGATCGTGACATTTGGGCTCAGTTTATTTTCACGGTGGGTGAAGCTTGCATGTCAAAGACGCCAACTGGCGATCTCCTTTCTGAATTCATTCGAATTCCTTAGTTTTTTGTTTAATGCCCCGATTTATCTTATCCTAATAAATTTACGAGGTTTGAATATCGGTAAAATAATGGCTCCATGATTGATCATATACTCTCAGCCTTTCTCTTAAAAGGCTCTGGATGTTGCATTCTGTTTATCTTAGAAGGTAACATTTAATAGTGTTCCCCATAGATATTGTCTGTCAGACAGAATCTCATATAACATATAGTCCTCGGACATTATTTCGCAATAAAAAAGTGTCCATTTCCATGAAATTTTGTCTGAGAAAATTTTACAGTGTGAAATTTAGTCAATCACAAATATATATGAGATTCTAAATACAATACAGTGAAAcagactgatttttttttattaaattttaagttCAATAATTAACCAACcggtttattttcacaaataatctACAGCCAACTTGAGAAGGACATAAAATCTTGTAAGCATAAtgtgtaatttgttattttacaaaaaataactaTACACCAAATAATACATTTACACTTAAATCCCAATTTAAAATCATACTTAAGCAACACGACATGTGCCACAGGATCTGTGTACCCTGTCGGAACAtctaacacccccccccccccttttccaactTTGGTTTGGGGTTTTTGTTGCGCAATGCACAGTTTTAAGTTGTCTAAGATGTGCTATGTacactgttgtttgttttttgtctttttgtctttaatttgtattctttgtcagtttgttttcgacctaTAAGTGGGATTTACATTTTGGTATATTCCTCCTCTTTTAAGGCGTAGGCATAATGGGTTTTTAATCTGTACAATACCTTATTCAAAACTACATTTTATAATACAAACGATACAAAACCTTCCAAAACAATAATATGAAATGTACAATTAGATGTGAATACCTTTATATGAGAAAATACCGATAAAAGGCAGATCAAAGATCTGAGTCATTTTCATATTTCTCCACTAAAAATATTTATGAGTTGCGCTTTGTTAATACAGCTGATTTAAATACTTATTCTCTGTTGCAGTCGTTATTTAAGATTCAtagctctttttttttaatcttttgattCCGCGAAATGTTGtctaattataatcctggtacttttgataactatttacaccactgggtcgatgccactgctggtggacatttcgtccccaagggtatcaccagcccagtagtcagcacttcggtgttgacatgaatatcaattatatggtcatttttataaattttctgtttacaaaactttgaatttttcgaaaaactaaggattttcttaccccaggagtagattaccttagccatatttggcacaacttttaggaatttattatcctcaatgctctacaactttgtatttatttggctttttaactattttgatctgagcgtcactgatgagtcttatgtagacgaaacgcgcgtctggcgtataaaattataatcctggtacttttgataactatttacaccactgggtcgatgccactgctggtggacgtttcgtccccgagggtaccaccagcccagtagtcagcacttcgg
Encoded here:
- the LOC139494763 gene encoding uncharacterized protein, with product MKTYFNQIMFVFNFVCFTALSANNINTPSNGNVATTIRPIGSRKCFKCTSWTTTYCTQRTSLSVAMQYFPLVWCPGSCITRAIEHDGVTDVIRGCSTGGSDVKQTTCDDDYCNLNHGNPVRSSTVYTTFIMTILCSLLFID